The Brassica napus cultivar Da-Ae chromosome C7, Da-Ae, whole genome shotgun sequence genomic interval GATTGAATCTTCAAACATTCTTTTCcaacaatataattttaatttcaaaattattcattaaaaaaaaatcttttgattTGGTAAGAGcttccttttttttcaaaaaaaaagagaaattccattttttaagtttttaacattttcaatTTTCCATTTTGTGACAAATGAAGCGGTCAAGGTCAATGGATACACATGCAAGGACTCAACACAAGTAACACCCGAACACTTTTTCTTTCAAGGCTTAGCCACCGCCGCAGCCGCCTCAAACACAAGCACCGGCGCCGTTGTAACCGGAGCCACCGTGGAGAAGCTACCAGGACTCAACACTCTCGGTCTCTCCATGTCCCGCATTGACTACGCACCAAACGGCCTAAACCCACCGCACGTTCACCCACGTGCTTCCGAGATCATCTTTGTCCTAGAGGGTCAGCTCCACGTAGGCTTCGTAACAACCGCAGGAAAACTCGTCGACAAGTACATCAACAAAGGAGATGTTTTCGTTTTCCCCAAAGGACTTCTCCATTTTCAGAAGAACATAGCTAGGTCGGCTCCTGCTTCTGTAATAGCGGCTTTTGATAGCCAGTTGCCTGGAACACAGTCACTAGTGTCCTCTCTTTTTGGAGCTCTCCCTGATGACATTCTCGTTAAGTCATTCCAGTTCAAACCCAAACAAGTTAAGAGGATCAAGTCCAGATACCAACCcaagaaatgaaaaaacaatacatttttcttttctttttttattcttggtgataatgtaataaaaatctttttatacGAACATGACCAATTCATTAGTCTCGGGAAGCCATTTAAGCTTCAGCTTTGTAGTCTTCACAGACccttggagattaagaacaccAGATAACAAGTAAATTAAGAACTCTGTTTGATCTTATTGAAACTCAACGTTTACAGAAACtcaaagatttaaaaaaaaaagataaatagaaGATGATGCTAAACAAGTAACCATCTCATAGATTCAACATATTCAGCATAAGGAAACTAGAAAGAAGCATCCTTATTATTTAAAGGACAGTTATCAAGTCTTGTGCAAAGACGCTGTTTCCCTCAGAGTCTCTGCTTTCCCTTTAACGACCCTTTGAATCATGTTGTTTCTTGCCGCCAAAGCTTTCCTTACTCTTCATATTCTCTGGTCTTCCTACTTAGAGCCTGACtattttcccgctaccacccgcgaACGCAGCTTTTACGGttagcggttgacagcgtttcaaaacaatcatacaaaccgctacaaatcgcttcaaaccgctccaaacctcttaaaatcaaaaactgctttcagctagcgtttgcagttgcgggtggttgcgggcggataaattttttttttttttaaatatataaatacaaaaataaaaatattcaataaaaatttaaaattggaattataaaaatactaaaatatatctattatattttaattactattataaaattttaaaaaatttaaaactataactttctaaatataaatttcatatttattataatattatgatttttgatattttataattaaataaaatataaatattgttaatttattatttaaccgctgatGTAtgtggtagttaaccagtcgtaagtatcccgcaaacacaccaatttctaaccgcataatcagtcgtacaaatctcttaaaaccgctagaaaccgcaaccacccgcatccgtaAACTCTCACAACCGCAActgcaaccgctgcgtttgaaccagtctgACCCTTAGATAAATCCTCTGGAACGTATCATATCGCTCGGCAAAATACTTGTTCAGCGCTCCATTGAAATACTTGTTCAGCACTTTAGCCTCAGCGTGTCCCATGTATAACCGCTTGGCTCTGGATCAAACTGTAAATAATAGAATGtcgtgagaaaaaaaaatagaataaatataagACTATACTAGAGAGTGACCCACCTTCGGAGGGCGGATATATTATTTGTgttgtatatattatttaaaattaaatttatatatttgtttctttccttgtaatatatatgtattttttgtaatcatactTGTGTTTTTATCAACAAACGTATTTgcgtaatttaaaaaaatgattagtaaagtatttgtataattgtattgaatttattatattgttaaatTATACATTTGTGCCATAGCCTTTAACACATTAATATGGTACTTTATTTTCAAActgttattttgttaaaaaataacaaaatattgttatagttttgtttggtaaaaaaatagtaattaaataGATGgattaaatcaataaaataaaaataaaaattaaacatgaTTTAATTtcgtatataattataattacatTATTATTACACTTAATAATTTGTATACCAATTATAAATGAATTATGTAAATCAAAGTCCATGGCTCAATTTTAATGGGTTTTGTAAATTAAATGTTTATGGCCCAAATATATTGATGCAGTTAGGTGAGAACTGATGTGGTGGTTATTAGGTTAACTGATGGGGTGGTTATCGTATaaagtttgtatttttcttatagacATTTATCATATCAAAAGGTAGGTATCATGGAAAATATTTGTTGGAGTCAACTAACATCAATAGGCCACACttgtgttttaatagaatagatatatattttttgaccaaaaataaaaattccctatatattaattgagaaacatttaaaaagatgTAACTTcgattttgtaataattaaaaaaaactccttGCTTATGTGTCAATCAATTAGGTAGTTAATTAGTTCTAAGTGTCATCCacacattgaaattgaaaaacatgttggtccaattcgattttcatatgatattaactaaatcaaggtggttatttattatatattatttctttaaataaaacctacagaattacctaatgtgattatgatatgtatagtaattaatgattttaaataatgaagatttgctaataatatgtatgctttctataatttttgtttaattctttactattaaaataaattacacaattacattgatcatatataaaaattttagattttttgcatatgttgtattttgaatttttctaaacgagtataaattattaaaactattaaaagtctcacataaaattttgtgatcaatgtttaattttttttctataataaaatacaatgataataaaattatataaataaataattttattttaataggtgtttatgttaatatacatacttcatatcgtttaaatttaattatatatcatatacgatagataagattgattgttttgatttatttattctaaaatgattgcAAATAAACAAGAGCCGATTATTTGATTTACATGTGCAAGCCAATTTAAAAGaagtatttattctgcacaaggcgcaaatcttaacctaagtatgtatctctttaataattttgaatcctaaatattttctaaatctcagaccaaaataaaacaaagaaatgagaataaactcaaaaatcaatatttatatcgagcaataaagAAAACGacacaaaaaagagaaaaatattgaagaaagataggattggcacgtgaacgtaaacttctcataaccataattaacttttaaattgctaaatcatgatataaaaccgagctgacatagtttcattgtaaccaaatagtagacaTGAGATTCTACGGCCTAAACGTTAGatttttatgcgataaataattttttgacctaaaatatttttaaaaatgagatcagttcattagtaaataaattatgtaattaacaaaaaaaatttaaaaaattgtttaagagccaaatatattaattcgatcaataatataaatttttttccatacgatattttttaaataattttcatataaatttatcgcatggcgcaggtcttatcctagtaaaataaatataagactATTTATACAACCTTCTCAACCAACTAGATATATCCTAACACTACGTACATCATGTATCTTTAACATATATCTCTTAAATCCTCATCATTATCCAATACAAACCGTACCTTTCTAACTGGTTTCAAAGCTCGTTCTTGATCCTTGGACCTTGGTGgtgcagcagcaacaacaacggGCTTCCCTGATGAGCCCTCTTTCACAGTTGTAGTATATGTTGCCACTTTGTTGAGAGGCTCAGCGTAATCACGCGATATCGAGTTGAACCAACAAAAGGAAAGAGATGTATTTGAGAAACTTGCCAATGAAGTTACTCTTAGAGCATCATCAACCATAAGttttccaaaataattttttattttattaatatttagaagtaactaaattataattaaattttatttttctggaCCAAATGTAAAGCTAATCTCTCAACTTTTATTCATAGTTTCTCAAACAATAAGCTGTTCTAAATTTTTCTACATtctctttcatattttttgttttttttatgattacTTTTTGGGTGAAATACTTTTTTAGAAACCACAAGGTTTTTTCCtttcttagaccatctccaacaaTAGATATGGTCTTAGAGttctaaaacaaatttttaattgaaaataatcaaattaaaaaagtttagatacttgtttagttttatatcTTCCAATGATAGAACCAATTAAAGGTTCTAagtttcaaaaatttgaaaacttgTAATAATAGATTACTTGCATCACAACCTAATTAAAGCTAACTACCAAGATACTAGACTCTACCAAGCATTGAGCACTTAAGTAAATTAAAGCTAACTACCAAGAGTGTTAGATGTGACCAATAAGTACCAAGCTCTTGGGACAAGAGTAACTATCAAAGAACACAcctgtttgtttttgtttccaacTTGAGCAAGGCCAAGAAAGCGAGTTACATGACTAGAATCAACGTTCAAGTAAGGTTCACGGGCATAGAACACCCCCCATCGAACCTGCAATGGGATAACTGcaacaaaacacacaaacataaACAATAAATAAGTTCCAAACTTATCAACAACTCCCAGTAACAACaatacaagaacaaaaaaaacacttacCGAGGTTTAACTTCCTTCACCAATTCAGAAACATTGGAATCACAACAAGACGAATCAGAAACCTCTGTAGGAATATCAGACTCCGCAGCTCTGTTCGTGACTCCCACAGGCCATTCATTAGTAAATAAACTAATTAAGGACCAACAATTACTAAAAACATGAACATAAAGAAACCAATCCATCcatcaaaagttaaaaaaaaggatatgtcaaaaacaaatcaacaactCCAGAATCATCAGCAAGAGCACGAAGAGCATCAACATCATCTTGACTGTACTTCCCAAACTGACCATCAGATGACTCCGTACCAGATAAGTAAGAAACAGACAAACCTAAAACACATAACCAAATCATATCAGCAACATTCACAAACAACAAAATTTGATTCTTTAATCAATATCAGAAAAACATTGTTACCAAGAAGAGTGAACTTCCCACTTCCTCTTAACCAAAACAAGATGTGTGCCACCACGAGCCCGTCCATCTTAAACCCTTGATTCTCAGTTTTCTTCGAGGTCGCGGATAGGATTTTGGGGCGGGGACGCCGTAGTCTCCGGTGAAGTAAGTAGGAATCAGGACCTGAGCTCGGCCTTCGACGTAATCCAGAAACTCGTCTAAAAGCTCCAGTGAATCGGGGAAGAATTGGCCGACGCAGATTAGTGCATCGAATGGACCTGCTGATTTGCTGACCTGTGAAAAATTGGGATTTCGATTAAAACCCTAGGGAGATAGAGAATcagaagatagagagagagagtataaGAGTATACCGATTGGACTCGCTTGAAGGAGAATTCGTGGTTTGAAGAAGAAACGCACCTCCGCCGTACATGGCTGCCGGAGAGCTCGTCGGAGGGTTTAAACACGGGCGGGAT includes:
- the LOC106352179 gene encoding probable germin-like protein subfamily 2 member 5 codes for the protein MASIATSLVVIVTMLVSAVAVASESNMLQDVCVADLSNAVKVNGYTCKDSTQVTPEHFFFQGLATAAAASNTSTGAVVTGATVEKLPGLNTLGLSMSRIDYAPNGLNPPHVHPRASEIIFVLEGQLHVGFVTTAGKLVDKYINKGDVFVFPKGLLHFQKNIARSAPASVIAAFDSQLPGTQSLVSSLFGALPDDILVKSFQFKPKQVKRIKSRYQPKK
- the LOC106348723 gene encoding zinc finger CCCH domain-containing protein 64; its protein translation is MDGLVVAHILFWLRGSGKFTLLGLSVSYLSGTESSDGQFGKYSQDDVDALRALADDSGVVDLFLTNEWPVGVTNRAAESDIPTEVSDSSCCDSNVSELVKEVKPRYPIAGSMGGVLCP